The Pseudomonas sp. Marseille-Q3773 DNA window AACTCAGCACCCTATTGCAAAAAATAGAGGATCTACATAAAGAGCAATTTATCAAGCACGGGCATCTCCGCCACCCTGAGTTCTTTGCAGAACGTCAAAAGCTGTTCACGCAATTGAGTGCAAACTTGAAAGCGACCCTTCTGAAAAAACACCTCAACCTCGGAAACTATGAAAGTCTGCGCCGGGACTTGGGAATTTCTTCGAGAAGGTTGGTGCACCACTGGAGCAAAGCAGGAGGACCGACACATATCCCTGGTTACTCGACACACTTAAACAAGCTGGCCAAGCTGGCTAAATATTTAAAAGCCGGAGGGCGTATTGGCATTGCTATTGGCGGTGGTGGATCTGCCCTGAAAATTTCAGAGGTGTGCAAAGAGGGCAACACAAATGCCTGTAAAAAAGTCAGCGTTACTGAGGTAGGTAATTTCTCCGGTGGCTTAGCTGGTGGCTGGCTGGCAGGTAAAATTGCGGGCAGAATCTCTGCGAAGGTTTGCTGGAGAGTCGGACCCTACGCCGTAGCATGCGGAATAGTGATCACTGGTGGAGGCGCCTTGGCTGGCAGCATCGGTGGTATGGAAGCGGGTGAGGAGTTCGGAGAATTAGTCTTCGAGGTCCTTGGAGATGATTGAACACCTTGACGTAAAACTAAGACTATTTCTGTTAGGCACCCCTATCTGCCTCGCCTTAATCGGGCTTCTATCTGACCTTCACATTGCGTGCTCTCGCCAATATAAAGAAATGACCTCAGCACTCCAACGGAGCGCGTGCCTTCCATTTGCGACCGGCATGTGGGGAGAGAAAAAAATAGGCTCCAGAATTCTAGTTATTTCTGTAATCGCTGGCGCCATTGGGTCCCCCGCCTCAAGCATTCGCAGCGGGCTATTGGATGAGCAAGACCATTTACAATTCCCTGAGAAATTAAGAAGAAAAATTCTTATTGGATCATCGCTAAACACTATTGGCATCGCTTGGATAGCCATCTACTACCTGGTGAAACTGCTAGGCTGAGAATCAAAACATGCACCGGCTGCGCCGGTATTCGCGGGCACGCCCGCTCCCACGGGAGTTGGGCATACTCTGAGGCATTCTGCTAACCCGAGGCATACGCAATCCCTGTAGGAGCGGCTTTAGCCGCGAAAGGGCCAGCCCGCCCAATACAAGTTTCAGTGCAGCAAACCCAACTCGGCATCATCCAGCAGCGCCTTGGCCATGGCTGCGAAGTAATGCGATGCCCAGAGCGTCTGCTGATCGCCGTCCATCAAACCGGTCAGTGACAAGTCGCGTGCATAGCCCATCAGGTTCGAGGCTTGTTCCCGGGCGCTGCGGCAGGGGATGCCCTCAGCGATACGGAACAGCGGATGGGTTTGGCCTTCGCCTTGGTAGAAGCAGGTAACGCCGGGTGTGGTTTTGGTTTCATCGGTCATGGGTTTTCCTGAATGCTCGTTGACCGCCTCTTCCGTTTCCACACGAAGGGTGGCGGCTGTACACGGGGTGGAAACCCGAGTGCATTCAGGGAAAACTCGGTAGGCACAAGGCCTCCCGGGTACAGCCGCCATGAACGACATAACCTGAAATGCTTGCTGCAGGTTTCCACACCCGATCGCTGAACCGTCAGCGATGGGCAAAGCCTAGAGTGCGGGGTTTGCAGGAACAATCAGACGCGTGTCGACAGAGGTTGTAGGGTATTTCGCAGGGGGTGGAGTTGCCAGTCCCGAGGCGTAGGAAGAGTCTGGAATTGTTGTAGGTTGCAGGGGCATGGGTTGGGAAGGCATCTGGGCTGACAGGTGTTCGCCACAACACATTCAGCGCTTGGGAGATCGAGCGCCGCCCGCGCGGCGCATCGCGAGCTGCGCTCGCTCCTACGTTTGTTTCGGGCCAGTCATTCCTGGGGGATTGGCGCGCGAGCGCTTTGGCGCAAGGCGAGATATCGCGTCCTATGAACCAGGCGGTCGCGCGCGCCTGTCACAGGCGTTACTGGCCCGAAATAAACGTAGGAGCGAGCGCAGCTCGCGATGCGCCGCGCGGGCGACGCTCGATCTCCCAGGCGCTGCCAAACCCCAGGCATACACCTGTCAGCCCAACCCCTCACTATGCCCCTGCGCCATCGCCACCACCACCTTGCGCTTGCCGGTAAACGGCGACCGCGCGTGGGCCGCGAGCATGTTGTCGAGCATCAGTACATCGTTCGCCAGCCAGGGGAAGCTGATGGTGCAGTCATCCAGCACCCCACGCACCTCATCGAGCAACGAATCCTCGATGGCCGTGCCGTCGCCGTAATACACGTTACGCGGCAGGTCCTCTTCCTCGACAATGTCCATCAACGACTCACGCACCTCTGGCTGCAGGTTCGACACATGGAACAGGTGCGCCTGGTTGAACCACACGTTCTCGCCGGTCAGCGGATGCCGCGCCACCACCTGGCAGCGTTGGCGGGTGCGCAATTCGCCGTCGTCCTTCCAGATGCATTCGATGGCATGCGCCCGGCAATAGGCCTCGACCTGGCGCGGGTCTTCACTGTTGAACACCTGCGACCATTCCACGTCCAGGCCGTTGCCATAGTTGCGCACATACATCAGCCCTTTTTCCACCAGCCGCTCACGAATGCGCGCCGGCATGCGCCGGTACACCTCACGGCTGTCGGCGATCGGTGTCTCGCCACCGGTCTCGGCGGGGACCACGCTGTAGAACCAGATCTTCATCGGCCATTCCAGGGTGTAGGCCTGCTCGT harbors:
- a CDS encoding DUF3077 domain-containing protein translates to MTDETKTTPGVTCFYQGEGQTHPLFRIAEGIPCRSAREQASNLMGYARDLSLTGLMDGDQQTLWASHYFAAMAKALLDDAELGLLH
- a CDS encoding TauD/TfdA family dioxygenase, yielding MSELLSFAIEPLDAARGNLPLLVRAPEPGIDLLEAFAELQPLVDRHLLQAGGILFRGFEVAGAEAFRQFAAAFGHPLLNYEFGSTPRSNVTQGVYTSTEYPAHQRIPLHNEQAYTLEWPMKIWFYSVVPAETGGETPIADSREVYRRMPARIRERLVEKGLMYVRNYGNGLDVEWSQVFNSEDPRQVEAYCRAHAIECIWKDDGELRTRQRCQVVARHPLTGENVWFNQAHLFHVSNLQPEVRESLMDIVEEEDLPRNVYYGDGTAIEDSLLDEVRGVLDDCTISFPWLANDVLMLDNMLAAHARSPFTGKRKVVVAMAQGHSEGLG